The Humulus lupulus chromosome 3, drHumLupu1.1, whole genome shotgun sequence genome window below encodes:
- the LOC133825106 gene encoding uncharacterized protein LOC133825106, whose product MRKLGFHEKWISLVLACISSVDYAFNLNGEILGNIIPGRGLQQGDPLSPFLFLICAEASMFACHRFKQLLDWYGKASGQLVNFSKSAMCFSSRISSSDAANMVAILGVPVVVCHEKYLGLPYYAGQSKKGLFQSLKDRIWKKLFTWKSRSFSAAGKEVLIKSVIQSIPAYSMNLFKLPASFIKEIHRLCARFWWGGNVEKQKWLIKDGNNVSVYHDHWIPRLNGDRSCSDHFLPEDAMVSSLLLRDGNWNSVLINEAFNVQEATAILSIPRNHLPVNDCVIWHFESSGFYTVKSGYWQAIRLLGMGQASGSNGVSVLWTKIWQLNIPGKGPETAIHALWNCDRLSNCRHTIGNIMLVPPYTGMDIYEFLLNFLDSLSVADFGKLIVCLWRIWYRRNIFVNEKTTLPDQMIIEWSLAFLDRYLNVNGGSLPASESLREAPKMHRWEKPVEGVVKINCDVSLDHVTKKAGAGEVFRDFHGMVLASSTWSWDHLLDPTIA is encoded by the exons ATGAGGAAACTGGGCTTTCATGAGAAATGGATCAGTTTAGTCCTGGCTTGTATCTCTTCGGTTGACTATGCTTTTAATCTGAATGGTGAAATATTGGGTAATATTATTCCTGGCAGGGGTCTTCAACAAGGTGATCCTCTGTCACCCTTTCTATTTCTGATCTGTGCTGAAG CATCAATGTTTGCTTGTCACCGTTTTAAGCAGCTTCTGGATTGGTATGGTAAGGCTTCTGGTCAACTTGTGAATTTTTCTAAGTCTGCCATGTGTTTTAGTTCTCGGATTTCTTCTAGTGATGCTGCTAACATGGTCGCTATTCTGGGTGTCCCTGTGGTTGTTTGCCATGAGAAGTACCTTGGTTTACCCTATTATGCTGGGCAGAGTAAGAAAGGTCTTTTTCAATCTCTCAAAGACCGTATTTGGAAAAAATTGTTTACTTGGAAATCTCGGTCCTTCTCTGCTGCTGGGAAAGAGGTGCTTATTAAATCGGTCATCCAATCTATCCCTGCTTATTCTATGAACTTGTTTAAGCTACCTGCCAGCTTCATTAAAGAAATTCATCGACTCTGTGCTAGATTCTGGTGGGGTGGTAATGTGGAAAAACAGAA GTGGCTTATCAAAGATGGAAATAATGTCTCTGTGTATCATGACCACTGGATTCCCCGCCTGAATGGTGACAGGTCTTGTTCGGATCATTTTCTTCCTGAAGATGCAATGGTCTCTAGCCTTCTTCTTCGTGATGGTAATTGGAACTCTGTTTTGATCAATGAGGCTTTTAATGTGCAAGAGGCGACTgctattctttctatccctcgCAATCATCTTCCTGTTAATGATTGTGTTATATGGCATTTTGAGTCTTCAGGTTTTTATACCGTCAAAAGTGGATATTGGCAGGCCATTCGCTTGTTGGGGATGGGCCAGGCTTCAGGCTCTAATGGAGTTTCTGTGTTATGGACTAAAATCTGGCAATTAAATATTCCTGGGAAA GGTCCTGAGACTGCAATCCATGCTTTATGGAATTGTGATAGACTGAGTAACTGTAGACACACGATTGGTAATATTATGCTTGTTCCTCCTTACACTGGTATGGACATTTATGAGTTTTTGTTGAACTTCTTAGATTCTTTATCTGTAGCTGACTTTGGAAAACTCATTGTGTGTTTATGGCGCATTTGGTATCGCCGTAATATTTTTGTTAATGAGAAGACTACGCTCCCTGACCAGATGATTATTGAATGGAGCTTGGCCTTTCTAGATCGTTACTTGAATGTCAATGGTGGTTCTCTCCCCGCCAGTGAGTCCTTGAGGGAAGCTCCGAAAATGCACCGATGGGAGAAACCAGTGGAGGGTGTTGTCAAAATCAATTGTGATGTTAGTCTTGACCATGTTACGAAGAAGGCTGGTGCTGGGGAGGTTTTCCGTGACTTTCATGGCATGGTCCTTGCCTCTAGTACGTGGTCATGGGATCATTTATTGGACCCTACTATTGCTTAA